A stretch of the Nicotiana tabacum cultivar K326 chromosome 6, ASM71507v2, whole genome shotgun sequence genome encodes the following:
- the LOC107777076 gene encoding uncharacterized protein LOC107777076 — protein MESFSIRQICKAMQGNFEKVTWRKLVCNNQGMPKWIFILRLALHNRLSTKERLAKWGIIPDQICFLCEKENETLQHLFFECEVFGSIWQQLFYWQGIQRLKKPWHEELQWIEQFGKGKS, from the coding sequence ATGGAGAGCTTCTCAATTAGGCAAATCTGCAAAGCTATGCAAGGTAACTTCGAGAAGGTGACATGGAGGAAGCTAGTATGCAACAATCAGGGAATGCCTAAATGGATTTTCATCTTGCGACTAGCATTGCATAACAGGCTATCCACAAAAGAAAGGTTAGCCAAATGGGGCATCATTCCAGATCAGATATGTTTCCTATGTGAGAAGGAGAATGAAACATTGCAGCATCTTTTCTTTGAATGTGAAGTATTTGGAAGTATATGGCAACAATTGTTTTACTGGCAAGGAATACAGAGACTGAAGAAACCTTGGCATGAAGAGCTACAATGGATAGAACAATTTGGTAAAGGCAAGAGTTGA